The following are from one region of the Chanos chanos chromosome 10, fChaCha1.1, whole genome shotgun sequence genome:
- the LOC115823409 gene encoding kazal-type serine protease inhibitor domain-containing protein 1-like, giving the protein MCAGLPPQHHGWMRLWQEGESCGDCETERCPLAPPGCPAGRVRDRCDCCEQCGNAEGQPCDPDGAQDFYGRCGEGLYCKTIPRRKCPKGQFQADPEPRCVSPRITRAPRDLINYTGNDIVFGCEVTSYPLPILSWRKKGSDNFLPGDDPHISVQARGGPQPYTISTWIQIHGLHLSDAGIYTCTSHNALGEASASARLIVLRDAKEGVTGCHLSEGDDYYDSSGEQ; this is encoded by the exons atgtgtgcgGGCTTGCCCCCTCAACACCATGGATGGATGCGGCTGTGGCAAGAGGGAGAAAGCTGTGGTGACTGTGAAACTGAGCGCTGCCCTCTAGCGCCCCCCGGCTGCCCAGCAGGTCGAGTGCGGGACCGCTGCGACTGTTGTGAACAGTGTGGGAATGCTGAGGGCCAACCTTGTGACCCAGATGGTGCTCAGGACTTCTATGGCCGATGTGGAGAAGGCCTGTACTGCAAGACCATCCCCAGAAGGAAATGTCCAAAGGGTCAATTCCAGGCTGACCCTGAGCCGAGATGCGTGT CTCCCCGAATTACTCGAGCCCCCAGAGACCTTATAAATTACACAGGAAATGATATTGTATTTGGCTGTGAGGTAACGTCTTATCCTCTACCCATCCTGAGCTGGAGGAAGAAGGGCAGCGACAATTTCCTGCCTGGGGATGATCCACACATTTCTGTCCAG gcACGAGGTGGACCTCAGCCCTACACCATCTCTACATGGATCCAGATCCATGGCCTTCACCTTTCTGATGCTGGCATCTACACCTGTACGTCCCATAATGCCCTTGGAGAGGCATCTGCCTCTGCGAGACTGATAGTGCTCAGAGATG CAAAGGAAGGTGTGACTGGCTGTCATCTGTCTGAAGGTGATGATTACTATGACAGCAGTGGAGAGCAATGA